Proteins co-encoded in one Brassica oleracea var. oleracea cultivar TO1000 chromosome C4, BOL, whole genome shotgun sequence genomic window:
- the LOC106338659 gene encoding uncharacterized protein LOC106338659 translates to MASDVSCASVTKQLARGLLPSRFFFSFSLCFSIDGPVAELPRRCRQRVSVSSSDVKVPSLRSFANGFLCPNRKFRSQMRKMEALHEPTWRKAGFFEAIKASTFKIREDPSLIQALAENWCPETKSLVIPWGEATVTLEDVMVLLGFSVLGFPVFASLESSEMRRAVKRLEKARTKILGNQNNGYRVSQLQWTLRFKDIDDDDSLEHEALEEQKKVNVEVSDQQLAEDKVKRWEALQEISTNKHLLIKIREASEGT, encoded by the exons ATGGCAAGCGACGTCTCTTGTGCAAGTGTGACAAAGCAATTGGCTAGAGGATTGCTTCCGTCGCGTTTCTTCTTTTCTTTCTCTCTTTGTTTCTCCATTGATGGTCCTGTAGCCGAGCTTCCTCGTCGTTGTCGTCAACGTGTCTCTGTTTCTTCATCAGACGTAAAGGTTCCGTCTTTGAGGAGTTTCGCCAATGGGTTTCTGTGTCCAAATCGTAAGTTCAGATCCCAGATGCGAAAGATGGAAGCTTTGCACGAACCCACCTGGAGAAAAGCTGGGTTCTTTGAAGCTATCAAGGCATCGACTTTCAAAATCCGTGAAGACCCGTCTCTGATTCAAGCCCTAGCTGAGAATTGGTGTCCTGAGACCAAATCACTCGTCATTCCTTGGGGTGAAGCAACTGTAACGTTAGAGGATGTGATGGTGCTTCTAGGGTTCTCTGTTCTGGGCTTCCCTGTTTTTGCCTCTTTGGAAAGCTCAGAGATGAGACGTGCAGTGAAGAGGCTAGAGAAAGCAAGGACAAAGATTTTAGGGAATCAGAACAATGGTTACCGCGTCAGTCAGTTGCAATGGACTTTACGTTTCAAAGACATAGATGATGATGATTCGTTGGAGCATGAAGCTCTGGAGGAGCAGAAGAAGGTGAATGTTGAAGTCTCCGATCAG CAACTTGCCGAGGACAAAGTAAAGAGGTGGGAGGCTCTTCAAGAAATATCAACGAACAAACACTTGCTTATTAAAATCAGAG AAGCGAGTGAGGGAACTTGA